Genomic segment of Gammaproteobacteria bacterium:
AGCTCTTCGAAGGTAGCGGTGGTTACAAGGACGGCGAGCAGCGCCGCGATTTCATTCACGTGGACGACGTGTGCGCCGTGAATCTCTGGGCTTTCGATCACCCCAAGGTCTCCGGCATCTTCAACCTCGGCACCGGCAAGAGCCAGACCTTCAACGAGGTGGCCAATGCCGTCATCAAGTTCCACGGCAAGGGCAAGATCGAATACATCGCGTTCCCGGAAAATCTGAAAGGCCGTTACCAGAGCTTCACCGAAGCCGATATGAGCGCGCTGCGTGCCGCCGGTTGCGAGCACAAGTTCATGACGGTGGAGCAGGGGGTGCAGAAATACATGGAGTGGCTGAACAAATAATTGCGCAGCCGCTTTGTCCCCTCGCCCCGTTGAGGGGAGAGGCCAGGGTGAGGGGTGATCAATTCCCCCTCATCCCCACCTTCTCCCGCAGGGTGAAGGAGTCAAAACAATGAATAGCACCCCTAACCCCTCACCCCTCACCCCTCACCGCATTTTAGTTGTCGGCCCTGCCTGGATCGGCGACATGGTGATGGCGCAAAGCCTGTTCGTCACCCTCAAGCAGCGTTTTCCCGATTGTGAGATTGACGTGCTGGCGCCGGCTTGGTCGAAGTCGCTGCTGGCGCGCATGCCCGAAGTGCATGCCGCACACAGCATGCCTCTGGGGCACGGTGAATTCGGCTTCGGTGCGCGCCGGCGGCTGGGGCACCTGCTGCGCGGACGTTACGATCAAGCCATCGTCATGCCGCGCTCCTGGAAGTCCGCGCTGGTGCCGCTCTTTGCCGGTATTCCACGGCGTACCGGCTATCGCGGTGAGTGGCGTTACGGCCTCATCAACGATATGCGCACGCTCGACAAGTCCGTGCTTACCCAGACGGTGCAGCGTTACGTGGCGCTGGGACTGGAGCAAGGCGACACGTTGCCGCCGCCCATTCCGCATTCTGCATTGCGCGTGGATACGCGGAACCAAAACGCCTTGCTGGACAAGCTGGCATTGAACCGCGATCGGCCGGTCATTGCTGTCATGCCCGGGGCTGAATATGGTCCGAGCAAGCGCTGGCCGACGGATCACTTCGGCGACCTTGCAAAGCGCTTGGTTGCAGCGGGCAAGCAGGTGTGGGTATTCGGCTCGACAAAGGAACAGCCGCTCGGCGAGGAAATTCTTCGCATCGCCGGCCGGCATGTCGTGAATCTCTGTGGTGAGACCCGGCTCGAAGATGTCATTGACCTCATGTCGCTGGCCGAAACCGCGGTGACCAACGACTCCGGTCTCATGCACATCGCGGCCGCCGTAAGCATCAAGGTAGTCGCGCTTTACGGCTCTTCGACGCCCGATTACACCCCGCCGCTTACCGACAAGGCGGAAATCGTCTATCTGCACCTCGATTGCAGCCCGTGTTTCCGGCGCGAATGCCCGTTCGGCCACACCAATTGCCTGAACCACATGAGCGTAGATGAGGTCCAACGAATTATTCCCTAAGAGCACCTTGCAACATGAATGCCTGTGTCAAATCCCCCTGCGCGCAGAGCGCGCCCCCCCCTTTGCAAAGGGGGGGGGAGGGGCGATTTCAGGTGCTCCGAATAATCATCGTCGCGCATATAGTCAGACGCTCTGCGGTAGCATCCCCATCGGGATAGCAATGGAGCAACGGCGCACTCATGGACCAGGACGCCACACAAGTTGTCCGTACCGCGGTGGATTCGATTTACCGCACCGAATCGCGGCGCGTGCTGGCGACGCTCATCCGGCTTGTGGGCGATTTCGATCTGGCCGAAGAAGCCCTGCACGATGCCTTCGCGGCCGCTCTCGCGCAGTGGCCTTCTGAGGGAGTGCCGGAAAATCCGCGCGCCTGGCTGGTTTCCACTGGCCGCTTCAAGGCCATAGACAAGCTGCGCCGCGATGCGCGCTTCGAGGCCCTCGACGCCGCAGCCGCACAGGTGGAGGCACTTGCTGACGAAAGTGCCGCGCCGGACGCAGAACCCGGGAGTATCGCGGACGACCGGCTGCGGTTGATTTTTACCTGCTGCCATCCGGCGCTCGCGCCCGACGCGCAGGTGGCTTTGACGCTGCGCGAAGTCTGCGGTCTGACCACCGAGGAAATCGCCAGCGCCTTTCTCACCCGCGCACCCACCATTGCCCAGCGCATCGTGCGCGCCAAGAATAAAATCCGCGAGGCGGACATCCCCTACGAAGTGCCGGTGCGCGCCGAGTTGCCGGAACGGCTCGACGGTGTACTGCGCGTCATCTACCTGGTGTTCAATGAGGGTTACTCGGCTTCCTCTGGCGCGGCACTGACGCGTAGCGATCTCTCCCGCGAAGCCATCCGACTCGGCCGGCTGCTTCTGGAAATGCTGCCGGAACTGGAAGTAATGGGTTTGCTGGCGCTGATGCTATTGCAGGAATCGCGGCGCGCGGCACGCAGCACAAAGGAAGGCGAACTGATCCTGCTGGAAGATCAGAACCGTTTGCTCTGGAACCGCGAACAGATTGCCGAAGGTCTGGCTCTGATTGAACGCGCTTTCGCCTCACGCCGCGTCGGGCATTACACTTTGCAAGCGACAATTGCGGCCGAACATGCGCGCGCTCCAAGCGCCGCGACTACCGACTGGAAACGCATCGTTGATTTGTACGACGCGCTGCAATCGTTGCAACCCTCGCCGGTGGTGGAACTGAACCGCGCCGTTGCCGTGGCCATGTCCCATGGCCCGGCGGTGGGTCTCGACCTGATTGACGCGTTGCTCGCACGCGGTGAACTCGCGGATTACCATCTGGCCCACGCGGCCCGCGCCGATCTTTGCCGGCGGCTCGGCAGGACCGCCGAAGCCCGTACAGCTTATGAACGTGCGCTCACCCTCGCGCGTCAGGAACCAGAGCGGCGCTTCTTGGAACGCCGCCTGGCTGCCTTGCCGGAATAGGCGGCGCATACTTTTCACTTTGGCCACCTGCCGAATCCAGGCCAACCCATCCGACTATCCAAGGAGAACGGAAGCGGCGGTCTGTCGAAATCCCGAGTCGCCGTTCGACCATGGAGTAAGAGCCCCCAATCCTGGCCTGGAGTGAAACATGAAATATCTGTGCCTGGTTTATCTGGACGAGAAACGACTGGAGGAGGTACCCGATGCCGAGTGTGTGGCTTTTGACACGGGGCTGCGGGCAGACGGCCGCTGCCTTGCCTCCGAGGCGCTGCAATCGGTTACTACGGCTACTACCGTGCGGGTGCGCAACGGTCAGGTGGCCATCACCGATGGACCGTTTGCCGAGACTAAGGAGCAACTGGCCGGGTTCTACATGGTTGAGGCGCGCGACCTGAACGAAGCCATCCAAATTGCCGCAAAGATTCCGCCGGCGCGCGTCGGCAGTATCGAGGTGCGGCCCATCCGGCCGATCCGCGAAACCGTTGTGGCGGCGCAGGCGCAGCGGCAACGCTGATTCATTCACCATTTAATAGGAGATACTGCAATGAGAGTTATGGTCATTGTCAAAGCAAACAAAGAAACCGAAGCCGGCGTCATGCCGAAGCGTGAGCTGTTGGAACCCATGGGCAAGTTCAACGAGGAGCTGGTGAAAGTCGGCGTGATGCTCGCCGGCGATGGGTTACACCCCAGTTCCAAAGGCAAGCGCGTGCGCTTCGAGGGCGCCAAGCGTACCGTGACGGACGGCCCTTTCACCGAAACCAAGGAACTGATTGCTGGCTTCTGGATATGGAAGGTGAAATCCATGCAGGAAGCCGTAGACTGGCTAAAGCGCGCGCCTTTTGACGGCGGCGCCGAAGTGGAGATCCGTCCGGTGTTCGAGGCGGAGGATTTCGGCGATGAATTGACCCCGGAGATGCGCGAGCGGGGAGCGCGCATGCGCGAGCAGCTTGCCAAGAATCCGAAGCACTAAACTAATCACAT
This window contains:
- the waaF gene encoding lipopolysaccharide heptosyltransferase II → MNSTPNPSPLTPHRILVVGPAWIGDMVMAQSLFVTLKQRFPDCEIDVLAPAWSKSLLARMPEVHAAHSMPLGHGEFGFGARRRLGHLLRGRYDQAIVMPRSWKSALVPLFAGIPRRTGYRGEWRYGLINDMRTLDKSVLTQTVQRYVALGLEQGDTLPPPIPHSALRVDTRNQNALLDKLALNRDRPVIAVMPGAEYGPSKRWPTDHFGDLAKRLVAAGKQVWVFGSTKEQPLGEEILRIAGRHVVNLCGETRLEDVIDLMSLAETAVTNDSGLMHIAAAVSIKVVALYGSSTPDYTPPLTDKAEIVYLHLDCSPCFRRECPFGHTNCLNHMSVDEVQRIIP
- a CDS encoding RNA polymerase sigma factor, translating into MDQDATQVVRTAVDSIYRTESRRVLATLIRLVGDFDLAEEALHDAFAAALAQWPSEGVPENPRAWLVSTGRFKAIDKLRRDARFEALDAAAAQVEALADESAAPDAEPGSIADDRLRLIFTCCHPALAPDAQVALTLREVCGLTTEEIASAFLTRAPTIAQRIVRAKNKIREADIPYEVPVRAELPERLDGVLRVIYLVFNEGYSASSGAALTRSDLSREAIRLGRLLLEMLPELEVMGLLALMLLQESRRAARSTKEGELILLEDQNRLLWNREQIAEGLALIERAFASRRVGHYTLQATIAAEHARAPSAATTDWKRIVDLYDALQSLQPSPVVELNRAVAVAMSHGPAVGLDLIDALLARGELADYHLAHAARADLCRRLGRTAEARTAYERALTLARQEPERRFLERRLAALPE
- a CDS encoding YciI family protein; protein product: MKYLCLVYLDEKRLEEVPDAECVAFDTGLRADGRCLASEALQSVTTATTVRVRNGQVAITDGPFAETKEQLAGFYMVEARDLNEAIQIAAKIPPARVGSIEVRPIRPIRETVVAAQAQRQR
- a CDS encoding YciI family protein: MRVMVIVKANKETEAGVMPKRELLEPMGKFNEELVKVGVMLAGDGLHPSSKGKRVRFEGAKRTVTDGPFTETKELIAGFWIWKVKSMQEAVDWLKRAPFDGGAEVEIRPVFEAEDFGDELTPEMRERGARMREQLAKNPKH